From a single Streptomyces sp. NBC_01264 genomic region:
- a CDS encoding DUF3344 domain-containing protein codes for MGSSRRILGTLGLLSCLALSVNVPASGAAAAPPGARGPLVKEAPRVPFTQRYQAVQHGGLVRASNSSIGCRKEESAQAEPCAEVNKGAAGTNGDYEMFYDEVDKDPDTYNSTRAELKVPAGAKVSYARLYWGGNLRVGEQKPPEDNGRVLVAEPGGSYKEVLADTAVGHRSDAAGDAYQASADVTPLVRKGGAGMWTVAQLNIAMGHSDMGAWGGWTLVVAYEHPQEPVRRVSIWDGFEGLAAGAGEAAGETVELTGLDAAPGAQGRAGVVAYDGDRGTLGDSLTVTADSGRRISLSDGENPFNDVMNSTITEFGDHSFVRQPEHMNNLGYDADVFDLSPALSGGARSLTFGFTGENQGHFLGVLFVQTDARR; via the coding sequence ATGGGTTCCTCCCGCAGAATCCTCGGCACGCTCGGTCTGCTGTCCTGCCTCGCACTTTCGGTGAACGTCCCCGCATCCGGGGCCGCCGCCGCCCCGCCGGGCGCCCGGGGGCCGCTGGTCAAGGAGGCGCCCCGGGTTCCCTTCACCCAGCGTTACCAGGCCGTGCAGCACGGGGGCCTGGTCCGGGCCTCGAACTCCTCCATCGGCTGCCGCAAGGAGGAGTCCGCGCAGGCCGAGCCGTGTGCCGAGGTCAACAAGGGCGCTGCCGGGACCAACGGCGACTACGAGATGTTCTACGACGAGGTCGACAAGGACCCGGACACCTACAACTCCACCCGGGCCGAGCTCAAGGTCCCGGCGGGCGCGAAGGTCTCGTACGCCCGGCTGTACTGGGGCGGGAACCTGCGGGTCGGCGAGCAGAAGCCGCCGGAGGACAACGGCCGGGTGCTCGTCGCCGAGCCGGGCGGCTCGTACAAGGAAGTGCTGGCCGACACGGCCGTCGGGCACCGCAGCGACGCGGCCGGCGATGCCTACCAGGCCTCCGCCGACGTGACCCCGCTGGTCCGCAAGGGCGGCGCCGGGATGTGGACGGTGGCCCAGCTGAACATCGCCATGGGGCACTCGGACATGGGCGCCTGGGGCGGCTGGACGCTGGTGGTGGCCTACGAGCACCCGCAGGAGCCGGTGCGCAGGGTCTCGATCTGGGACGGCTTCGAAGGGCTGGCCGCGGGGGCCGGCGAGGCGGCGGGCGAGACGGTGGAGCTCACCGGCCTGGACGCGGCGCCCGGGGCTCAGGGGCGGGCCGGGGTGGTCGCGTACGACGGGGACCGCGGAACGCTCGGGGACTCACTCACGGTGACCGCCGACAGTGGGCGCCGGATCAGTCTCAGCGACGGAGAAAATCCTTTTAATGATGTTATGAATTCCACAATCACGGAATTCGGCGATCACTCGTTCGTGCGACAGCCCGAACATATGAATAACCTCGGATATGACGCGGACGTGTTCGATCTGAGCCCCGCCCTGTCCGGTGGTGCCCGCAGCCTGACCTTCGGGTTCACGGGTGAAAACCAGGGTCATTTCCTCGGTGTGCTCTTCGTTCAGACAGACGCGCGCCGCTGA
- a CDS encoding chaplin, with translation MNTAKKAALVLATAGLAAAGAAGSAMADSSAEGAAVGSPGVLSGNLVQVPIHLQGNVCGNSVNVIGALNPAFGNVCVND, from the coding sequence ATGAACACTGCCAAGAAGGCCGCCCTGGTCCTGGCCACCGCTGGTCTCGCTGCGGCCGGTGCCGCCGGCTCCGCAATGGCCGACTCGTCGGCCGAGGGCGCGGCCGTGGGTTCCCCCGGTGTCCTCTCGGGCAACCTGGTCCAGGTCCCGATCCACCTTCAGGGGAACGTCTGCGGCAACTCCGTGAACGTCATCGGCGCGCTGAACCCGGCGTTCGGCAACGTCTGCGTCAACGACTGA
- a CDS encoding DUF6227 family protein: MSDPHETTEAHLGRLLGRALNSFDLPDELVERLGTALAHRTSLHTTRRSPSAGPWREIHRHAYLLSDGDSVVLWELAHRQDPDLSIRYEVFAGKAETCLAAARLFGEVPSQVARDLVEVTAEEEPESDIAVLSALFTDPTPAPRHREYEVEESADHARRVLRRAENPDRPGEQVALLLRSAYAHQITQVFGTRQCLADGRDAGFSLYEHSFVLLDGSEFSLWEVEHTVTPDGRHMCEVYETETAARGAMELRARVR, from the coding sequence TTGAGCGATCCGCACGAGACAACCGAGGCGCACCTCGGCCGACTCCTGGGCCGCGCCCTCAACTCCTTCGATCTGCCGGACGAATTGGTCGAGCGGCTGGGCACCGCGCTCGCCCACAGGACCTCGCTCCACACCACCCGCCGCAGCCCCTCGGCGGGACCGTGGCGGGAGATACACCGGCACGCCTACCTGCTGTCCGACGGTGACTCCGTGGTCCTGTGGGAGCTGGCGCACCGTCAGGATCCCGACCTCTCCATACGGTACGAGGTCTTCGCCGGCAAGGCGGAGACCTGCCTCGCGGCGGCCCGGCTCTTCGGCGAGGTCCCCTCGCAGGTGGCGCGGGACCTCGTGGAGGTCACGGCCGAGGAGGAGCCGGAGAGCGACATCGCCGTGCTGAGCGCGCTGTTCACCGATCCGACCCCGGCCCCGCGGCACCGCGAGTACGAGGTGGAGGAGTCCGCGGACCACGCCCGCCGGGTACTGCGCCGCGCGGAGAACCCGGACCGGCCGGGCGAGCAGGTGGCCCTGCTGCTGCGGTCGGCCTACGCGCACCAGATCACGCAGGTGTTCGGCACCCGGCAGTGCCTGGCGGACGGGCGGGACGCCGGCTTCAGCCTGTACGAGCACTCCTTCGTCCTGCTGGACGGGAGCGAGTTCAGCCTGTGGGAGGTCGAGCACACGGTGACGCCGGACGGGCGGCACATGTGCGAGGTCTACGAGACCGAAACGGCCGCGCGCGGAGCCATGGAGCTCCGCGCGCGGGTGAGGTGA
- a CDS encoding chaplin has protein sequence MTYKKAVVLAAGVLMAAGAASPAMADSDADGTAVGSPGVLSGNVIQVPVHAPLNVCGNTVNVIALLNPSFGNTCVNA, from the coding sequence ATGACGTACAAGAAGGCAGTGGTGCTGGCCGCCGGCGTTCTGATGGCCGCCGGTGCCGCCTCCCCCGCCATGGCCGACTCGGATGCGGACGGCACGGCCGTCGGCTCCCCGGGCGTCCTCTCCGGCAACGTGATCCAGGTCCCGGTGCACGCCCCGCTCAACGTCTGCGGCAACACCGTCAACGTGATCGCCCTGCTGAACCCCTCGTTCGGCAACACCTGCGTCAACGCCTGA
- a CDS encoding sugar transferase encodes MTMDSAPARHTGQGGTGPAGGITGTTSTTTGGAGTTSTASGTATGTAAVRRSVTAIHPPRGPKADRARATVRPSRARRRDGIAPLLAADAFAATATVAALPGTELPLGAAAPLALALVALHAQAGLYRPRLAPSALLELPALAGRSAALWCGAAAVLAATAPGEALGWSALLGAVCVQVVLACAGRGLVNQLRRRTRARRPASALVVGPGAGASAVAAALHGRPEYGLRPVGLADTGPAEEGTAGVPVLATHEDIRRAVIQNSVRHAVFTRPPEADERTASLVRLFHDHGCRLWLADPAGTAKVTGMRVAQPADQLWGYAVQPLLPRPARPVERYAKRVIDSSLAAITLLFAAPVMGACALAVRVSDGPGVIFRQERVGLYGRPFTLLKFRTLRADAHESATRWTVAGDCRMSPVGSFLRKSSLDELPQLWNVVRGDMSLVGPRPERPFFVAKFSSVHPGYEARHRMPVGITGLAQINGLRGDTSIEDRARFDNHYIDTWSLWQDLWILARTAASFFRFRLGGS; translated from the coding sequence ATGACGATGGACAGCGCACCCGCCCGGCACACCGGGCAGGGCGGTACGGGGCCCGCCGGCGGCATCACCGGCACCACCAGCACTACCACCGGCGGAGCCGGCACGACCAGCACGGCGTCCGGCACGGCCACCGGTACCGCCGCCGTGCGCCGTTCCGTGACCGCCATCCACCCCCCGCGCGGCCCCAAGGCCGACCGCGCCCGGGCCACCGTACGGCCGAGCAGGGCGCGCCGCCGGGACGGGATCGCCCCGCTGCTGGCCGCCGACGCGTTCGCCGCCACGGCGACGGTGGCGGCGCTGCCCGGAACGGAGCTGCCCCTCGGGGCGGCCGCCCCCCTCGCCCTGGCCCTGGTCGCCCTGCACGCGCAGGCCGGGCTGTACCGGCCGCGGCTCGCCCCCTCCGCGCTCCTCGAACTGCCCGCGCTCGCCGGGCGGTCCGCCGCGCTGTGGTGCGGGGCCGCCGCCGTGCTGGCCGCCACCGCCCCGGGCGAGGCCCTGGGCTGGAGCGCGCTGCTCGGCGCCGTCTGCGTCCAGGTCGTACTGGCCTGCGCGGGACGCGGCCTCGTCAACCAGCTCCGCCGCCGCACCCGCGCCCGCCGCCCCGCCTCCGCCCTGGTCGTCGGACCCGGCGCCGGAGCGAGCGCGGTCGCCGCCGCCCTGCACGGGCGCCCCGAGTACGGGCTGCGCCCCGTGGGGCTCGCGGACACCGGGCCCGCCGAGGAGGGGACCGCGGGAGTGCCCGTACTCGCCACCCACGAGGACATCCGGCGGGCCGTCATCCAGAACTCCGTCCGGCACGCCGTCTTCACCCGCCCGCCCGAGGCCGACGAACGCACCGCCTCCCTGGTGCGCCTCTTCCACGACCACGGGTGCCGGCTCTGGCTCGCCGACCCGGCGGGCACCGCCAAGGTCACCGGGATGCGCGTCGCGCAGCCCGCCGACCAGCTGTGGGGGTACGCCGTCCAGCCGCTGCTGCCGCGTCCGGCCCGGCCCGTCGAGCGGTACGCGAAGCGGGTCATCGACTCCTCGCTCGCCGCGATCACGCTGCTCTTCGCCGCCCCGGTGATGGGGGCCTGCGCGCTGGCCGTACGGGTCTCCGACGGGCCCGGGGTGATCTTCCGTCAGGAGCGGGTCGGCCTGTACGGACGCCCCTTCACCCTGCTGAAGTTCCGCACCCTGCGCGCCGACGCGCACGAGTCCGCCACCCGCTGGACGGTGGCCGGCGACTGCCGGATGAGCCCGGTCGGCTCCTTCCTGCGCAAGTCCTCGCTGGACGAGCTGCCGCAGCTGTGGAACGTGGTCCGGGGTGACATGAGCCTGGTCGGTCCCCGTCCCGAACGGCCTTTCTTCGTGGCCAAGTTCAGCAGTGTGCACCCCGGGTACGAGGCACGGCACCGGATGCCGGTCGGCATCACCGGGCTCGCCCAGATCAACGGGCTGCGCGGTGACACCTCCATCGAGGACCGGGCCCGCTTCGACAACCACTACATCGACACCTGGTCGCTGTGGCAGGACCTGTGGATCCTGGCCCGCACCGCGGCCTCCTTCTTCCGCTTCCGGCTGGGGGGCAGCTAA
- a CDS encoding chaplin: MRQVLSRQVLGKGVLTAAAASSLLSIATGAAYAQPGAMAEASQSPGVLAGNSVSVPITFTPNVCGNTVDAGAGLNPAMGNNCATTTGSDAGYDYERYLSPQQAEQVRHYVNQNDQGDDRHEEREDRHEQGGYGERGPEQRGGHEDHGPGPQGGYGDSGEEECDDHPAPERPEPRPQHEPQPHAEQPPPPAPHHAPPAPRPLPVPEAEHPAPAPAPAPVEQAPAPQPEPVPAPAPVEEAPQPLPAPAPAPVVEEAPHTLPAPAPVAEEAPAPMPPHGSQVVEHPAPVVPPADQPPAAPAGDLPVPLPPAPLPAPAPAPVPAPAPGPEAVPVVAPPSAPTHQELAATGAGEPSAAAALATALILGGALLYRRSRNAA; encoded by the coding sequence ATGCGACAGGTACTGAGCCGACAGGTACTGGGCAAGGGGGTGCTCACCGCGGCCGCCGCGTCCAGTCTGCTGTCGATCGCGACCGGCGCGGCCTACGCACAACCCGGGGCGATGGCCGAGGCCTCCCAGTCACCGGGCGTGCTGGCCGGCAACAGCGTCTCGGTACCGATCACCTTCACGCCGAACGTGTGCGGCAACACCGTGGACGCCGGAGCGGGCCTCAACCCCGCCATGGGCAACAACTGCGCCACCACGACCGGCTCCGACGCCGGGTACGACTACGAGCGCTACCTGAGCCCGCAGCAGGCCGAGCAGGTACGGCACTACGTCAACCAGAACGACCAGGGCGACGACCGGCACGAGGAGCGCGAGGACCGGCACGAGCAGGGCGGCTACGGAGAGCGCGGACCCGAGCAGCGGGGCGGCCACGAGGACCACGGGCCGGGCCCGCAGGGCGGCTACGGGGACTCCGGAGAGGAGGAGTGCGACGACCACCCCGCCCCGGAACGGCCCGAGCCCCGGCCGCAGCACGAGCCGCAGCCGCACGCCGAGCAGCCCCCGCCGCCGGCCCCGCACCACGCGCCGCCCGCGCCGCGGCCGCTGCCCGTGCCCGAGGCGGAGCACCCGGCGCCCGCGCCCGCACCTGCTCCCGTAGAGCAGGCACCCGCGCCGCAGCCCGAGCCCGTACCGGCACCGGCCCCGGTCGAGGAGGCCCCGCAGCCGCTTCCGGCGCCGGCCCCCGCGCCCGTAGTGGAGGAGGCTCCGCACACGCTGCCCGCTCCGGCTCCCGTCGCGGAGGAGGCTCCCGCGCCGATGCCCCCGCACGGCAGCCAGGTCGTGGAGCACCCCGCGCCGGTAGTGCCCCCGGCCGACCAGCCGCCGGCGGCCCCCGCCGGTGACCTGCCGGTCCCGCTCCCGCCGGCACCGCTGCCCGCCCCGGCACCCGCCCCGGTTCCGGCGCCCGCGCCCGGTCCCGAAGCCGTTCCCGTCGTGGCGCCCCCCTCGGCACCCACGCACCAGGAGCTCGCCGCGACCGGTGCCGGAGAGCCCAGCGCCGCGGCGGCCCTGGCCACGGCCCTGATCCTGGGCGGCGCCCTTCTGTACCGCAGGTCCCGCAACGCCGCCTGA
- a CDS encoding chaplin has protein sequence MGAAGLASAHGGDGATANGFTGESPGVLSGNLLQVPVHVPVNVCGNTVNVIALLSPSFGNTCVNA, from the coding sequence ATGGGCGCCGCGGGCCTCGCCTCCGCGCACGGCGGCGACGGCGCGACGGCGAACGGCTTCACCGGTGAGTCCCCCGGCGTCCTGAGCGGCAACCTGCTCCAGGTCCCGGTCCACGTCCCCGTGAACGTCTGCGGCAACACCGTGAACGTGATCGCCCTGCTGAGCCCCTCGTTCGGCAACACCTGCGTCAACGCCTGA
- a CDS encoding rodlin: MIKKFAAGAAVAASFVGLGAAMAPQAMAIGNDHGINTVNGNGASQIYGNQATYGNMSPQMALIQGSFNKPCLALPAKANVQSVLALVNVGVQDIPVLSSPQNQQCTENSTQAKGDEALSHILSNIPVLSGNGSAGS; encoded by the coding sequence ATGATCAAGAAGTTTGCGGCCGGCGCAGCGGTTGCCGCCTCGTTCGTCGGCCTGGGTGCCGCCATGGCCCCGCAGGCCATGGCCATCGGCAACGACCACGGCATCAACACCGTGAACGGCAACGGGGCCTCGCAGATCTACGGCAACCAGGCCACCTACGGCAACATGAGCCCGCAGATGGCGCTCATCCAGGGCTCGTTCAACAAGCCCTGCCTCGCCCTGCCCGCCAAGGCCAACGTCCAGTCCGTGCTGGCTCTGGTCAACGTCGGCGTCCAGGACATCCCCGTCCTGTCCAGCCCGCAGAACCAGCAGTGCACCGAGAACTCCACCCAGGCCAAGGGCGACGAGGCTCTCTCGCACATCCTCAGCAACATCCCGGTCCTGTCCGGCAACGGCTCCGCCGGCAGCTGA
- a CDS encoding rodlin yields the protein MLKKIMTAAAVTAAAVGAGAAAAAPAMAIGNDNGINTVNGNGAVQAYGNQKTHGDMSPQLGVVQGTLNKPCIGLPAKVNAQSLVALLNIGVQDVNVLSNPQNQQCAENSTQAKGDEPLSHILDNIPLLSGNVSANS from the coding sequence ATGCTCAAGAAGATCATGACTGCTGCCGCGGTCACCGCCGCCGCCGTCGGCGCGGGCGCTGCTGCTGCCGCCCCCGCCATGGCGATCGGCAACGACAATGGGATCAACACCGTCAACGGGAACGGTGCCGTGCAGGCCTACGGCAACCAGAAGACCCACGGTGACATGAGCCCGCAGCTCGGCGTCGTCCAGGGCACCCTGAACAAGCCCTGCATCGGTCTGCCGGCCAAGGTCAACGCCCAGTCCCTGGTGGCACTGCTCAACATCGGTGTCCAGGACGTCAACGTCCTGTCCAACCCGCAGAACCAGCAGTGCGCCGAGAACTCCACCCAGGCCAAGGGCGACGAGCCGCTCTCGCACATCCTGGACAACATCCCGCTCCTCTCGGGCAACGTCTCCGCCAACAGCTGA
- a CDS encoding glycosyltransferase, whose amino-acid sequence MPSSPSPSPSRPPAVLHLVQPVEGGVARVVVDLVRAQSAAGLRTYVGCPRGGQLADAAREAGAEVLTWRAGRAPGPGLAAEVLGARRLIGRVRPDLLHAHSAKAGLAGRLAVRGAVPTVFQPHAWSFDAVGGATAALALRWERFGARWADRVLCVSEAERRTGESEGITARWSVIRNGVDLGHFRPGGPDPVQDKARARAELPLPAAFQGDGPLAVCVGRLCQQKGQDVLLRAWPELLGAVPGARLVLVGDGPDMERLRRGAPPSVHFAGSAFDIRPWLRAADLVVLPSRWEGMALAPLEAMACGRPVLVSDVSGARESLPPGQGRLCLVEPEDPTALAKALGGLLAEPRLLAALGEQAERHARMEFDVRRTTDAVTGLYHELLGRPRPLNQERISR is encoded by the coding sequence GTGCCTTCCTCTCCCTCTCCATCCCCCTCCCGGCCTCCGGCCGTCCTCCACCTCGTCCAGCCGGTCGAGGGCGGGGTCGCCCGCGTTGTCGTGGACCTCGTACGCGCCCAGTCCGCGGCCGGCCTGCGGACCTACGTCGGCTGCCCGCGCGGCGGACAACTTGCCGACGCCGCCCGCGAGGCCGGGGCCGAGGTGCTCACCTGGCGTGCCGGGCGGGCTCCCGGCCCCGGCCTGGCCGCCGAAGTCCTCGGCGCGCGCCGCCTCATCGGGCGGGTCCGGCCCGACCTCCTGCACGCCCACAGCGCCAAGGCGGGGCTCGCCGGGCGGCTCGCCGTGCGCGGGGCCGTCCCGACCGTCTTCCAGCCGCACGCCTGGTCCTTCGACGCCGTGGGCGGGGCCACCGCCGCGCTCGCGCTGCGCTGGGAGCGCTTCGGGGCCCGTTGGGCCGACCGGGTGCTCTGCGTCAGCGAAGCCGAACGCCGCACCGGCGAGTCCGAGGGGATCACCGCCCGCTGGTCGGTGATCCGCAACGGCGTCGACCTCGGCCACTTCCGCCCCGGCGGCCCGGACCCCGTCCAGGACAAGGCCCGGGCGCGGGCCGAACTCCCGCTGCCCGCCGCCTTCCAGGGCGACGGGCCGCTCGCCGTCTGCGTCGGCCGGCTCTGCCAGCAGAAGGGCCAGGACGTCCTGCTGCGTGCCTGGCCGGAGCTGCTCGGAGCCGTTCCCGGGGCCCGGCTCGTGCTCGTCGGGGACGGCCCCGACATGGAACGGCTGCGCCGCGGCGCCCCGCCCTCGGTCCACTTCGCGGGGTCCGCCTTCGACATCCGGCCGTGGCTTCGGGCCGCCGATCTCGTTGTACTTCCGTCGCGGTGGGAAGGCATGGCGCTCGCCCCGCTCGAAGCCATGGCCTGTGGCCGCCCGGTCCTGGTCTCCGACGTCAGCGGTGCCCGCGAGAGCCTCCCGCCCGGCCAGGGGCGGCTGTGCCTGGTGGAACCGGAGGACCCGACGGCGCTGGCCAAGGCCCTGGGCGGGCTGCTCGCCGAGCCGCGGCTGCTCGCCGCACTCGGGGAGCAGGCCGAGCGGCACGCGCGGATGGAATTCGACGTGCGGCGCACCACGGACGCGGTCACCGGTCTGTATCACGAACTGCTGGGCAGGCCCCGGCCCTTGAACCAGGAGCGCATCAGCCGATGA
- a CDS encoding O-antigen ligase family protein, whose translation MSLAAPTSPTSWSCPHPAELLRRHWPLLPLAATVLALLIPVPAGDASASGKVGPADAASLLLVFVCGIQALRGRVRPLSPLGVLVLGLPALGLAVATVTAGDPYAALPGFVRYLQVFVLVPAAIVLLVRDASEFRLAAGCFVVLALVQGAVGVVQFATRTGASYQGEDIRAVGTFGPGDVMGMATVVAYGLVVATAGALAPGLPARVRRASGAAALVLVLPLVLSFSRGAWIATFAAAGLVMALAGIRRALKVLLALAAAGVVLVGGFGVGSAMVAERLTSITQVSDAPDQSVTDRYTMWEAAGSMWRERPAVGVGLKGFPANRDSHSGLALSSGSDTAGAGQGYIRQPLLSPHNMYLLVLSEQGLIGLIALAGGWLALLVAGLRRCLAGPSAVRDCGLVAIGLLVWQLTDFLYADIGGPSTVLTGVIIGLAAWWALPSGGGAGALAPSGPAGLRIPAVRAASGARGRGAASGRGPIAVGGAPAPEGAAGR comes from the coding sequence ATGAGCCTTGCCGCACCGACGTCACCGACGTCGTGGTCCTGCCCGCACCCCGCCGAACTACTGCGTCGGCACTGGCCGCTGCTGCCGCTCGCCGCGACCGTACTGGCCCTCCTGATCCCCGTCCCGGCGGGTGACGCGAGCGCCTCGGGGAAGGTCGGTCCGGCCGACGCCGCCTCACTGCTGCTCGTGTTCGTCTGCGGGATCCAGGCCCTGCGGGGCCGGGTCCGGCCGCTGAGCCCGCTGGGGGTGCTCGTCCTCGGCCTCCCGGCCCTCGGGCTCGCCGTCGCGACGGTGACCGCGGGGGACCCGTACGCGGCCCTGCCCGGGTTCGTGCGCTACCTCCAGGTGTTCGTACTGGTCCCGGCGGCGATCGTGCTGCTGGTGCGGGACGCCTCGGAGTTCCGGCTGGCCGCGGGGTGCTTCGTGGTGCTGGCGCTGGTCCAGGGGGCGGTGGGCGTGGTGCAGTTCGCCACCCGTACCGGGGCCTCGTACCAGGGCGAGGACATCCGCGCCGTCGGCACCTTCGGACCCGGGGACGTCATGGGCATGGCCACCGTCGTGGCCTACGGCCTGGTCGTCGCGACGGCCGGCGCCCTCGCACCGGGGCTGCCCGCCCGGGTCCGGCGGGCCTCGGGCGCGGCGGCGCTGGTCCTGGTGCTCCCGCTGGTGCTCTCCTTCAGCCGGGGCGCCTGGATCGCCACCTTCGCCGCGGCCGGGCTGGTGATGGCCCTGGCCGGGATCCGGCGGGCCCTGAAGGTGCTGCTCGCGCTGGCCGCCGCCGGGGTCGTGCTCGTCGGCGGGTTCGGGGTCGGCTCCGCGATGGTCGCGGAGCGGCTGACCTCGATCACGCAGGTCTCCGACGCCCCCGACCAGTCGGTGACCGACCGCTACACGATGTGGGAGGCGGCCGGGTCGATGTGGCGCGAGCGGCCCGCGGTGGGCGTCGGGCTGAAGGGCTTCCCGGCCAACCGGGACTCCCACTCCGGGCTGGCGCTGTCCTCGGGCAGCGACACCGCGGGCGCGGGCCAGGGGTACATCCGCCAGCCGCTGCTCTCCCCGCACAACATGTACCTGCTGGTGCTCAGCGAGCAGGGACTGATCGGGCTGATCGCCCTGGCGGGCGGCTGGCTGGCCCTCCTGGTGGCGGGCCTGCGGCGGTGCCTGGCGGGGCCGTCCGCAGTGCGGGACTGCGGACTGGTCGCGATCGGCCTGCTCGTCTGGCAGCTCACCGACTTCCTCTACGCGGACATCGGCGGCCCGTCGACCGTCCTGACAGGAGTGATCATCGGCCTGGCGGCCTGGTGGGCGCTGCCCTCCGGGGGAGGTGCGGGTGCGCTCGCCCCCTCCGGCCCGGCGGGACTGCGGATCCCGGCCGTTCGGGCCGCCTCCGGTGCACGCGGCCGTGGCGCCGCCTCCGGGCGCGGGCCGATCGCGGTCGGCGGGGCCCCGGCCCCTGAGGGTGCGGCCGGCCGGTGA
- a CDS encoding vitamin K epoxide reductase family protein — protein sequence MATNTVGVPRQQGRPHNRKDAEPIAAPRALAWLLLITGAAGVLAAWVITLDKFLLLENPDFKPACSLNPVVSCGSVMKSDQAAAFGFPNPMLGLVAYGAVVCVGAGLLAGARHRGWFWLGLDAGMLFGVGFCTWLMVQSLYEINALCLWCCLTWAATLVMFWAVTAHTVRAGILPAPAPVRNFFADFGWAPPVLHTGVIGMLILTRWWDFWTG from the coding sequence ATGGCAACAAATACCGTGGGCGTCCCCCGCCAGCAGGGCCGTCCCCACAACCGCAAGGACGCGGAACCGATCGCGGCCCCCCGTGCGCTGGCCTGGCTGCTGCTGATCACCGGGGCCGCCGGAGTGCTGGCCGCCTGGGTCATCACCCTGGACAAGTTCCTGCTGCTGGAGAACCCGGACTTCAAGCCCGCGTGCAGCCTCAACCCGGTGGTCTCCTGCGGCAGCGTGATGAAGAGCGACCAGGCGGCGGCCTTCGGCTTCCCGAACCCGATGCTGGGGCTGGTCGCCTACGGGGCGGTCGTGTGCGTCGGCGCCGGCCTGCTGGCCGGGGCCCGCCACCGCGGCTGGTTCTGGCTGGGACTCGACGCCGGAATGCTCTTCGGCGTCGGATTCTGCACCTGGCTCATGGTCCAGTCGCTCTACGAGATCAACGCGCTCTGCCTGTGGTGCTGCCTGACCTGGGCGGCCACCCTGGTGATGTTCTGGGCGGTCACCGCGCACACCGTGCGCGCGGGGATCCTCCCCGCGCCCGCACCGGTACGGAACTTCTTCGCCGACTTCGGCTGGGCCCCGCCCGTCCTGCACACCGGCGTGATCGGGATGCTGATCCTGACCCGGTGGTGGGATTTCTGGACCGGCTGA